The genomic interval TCGAGCTCACGGAGGATGGGTATATCTACACCCGCCTCGGCAACCCGACCGTCGATATTTTCGAGAAGCGCATAGCCGCGCTCGACGGCGGCGTCGGGGCGGTCGCGGCAGCGAGCGGACACGCCGCGATGCTGATGACCGCGCTCTGCCTCTGCAGGCACGGGGATGAGTTCGTTTCTTCGACGGCGATCTACGGCGGCGCGGTCAACCTTTTCGGAGTGACGCTCGGCAATCTCGGGATAAAGGTGCGCTGGGCGGACATCAACGACGCGGAGAGCTTCCGCGCCGCGATAAACGAAAAGACGAAGTTCGTCTTCGTCGAGTCCGTCGGCAACCCGACCGACGCGATACCGGATTTCGCCGCGCTTTCCGCGATCTGCCGCGAAGCTGGAGTGCCGCTCGTCGTTGATAACACATTCGCGACGCCGGCGGTATTCAGACCGAAGGAGGCGGGCGCGGACATAGTCATCTATTCCGCGACGAAGTATATCTGCGGCAACGGCACGAGCATGGGCGGAGTCACCGTCGACTGCGGCACCTTCGATTTCGGAGGCAACCCGCGCTTCCCGCAGTTCAACGAGCCCGACAAGAGCTATCACGATATAGTTTTCAGCGAGAAATTCGGCAGGCTCGCGTTCCTCACGCGGCTGCGCGCGCAGATCCTGCGCGACGTCGGCGCGGCGCTCTCGCCGTTCAACGCGTTTATGCTGACGCTCGGGTGCGAAACGCTTTCCGTGCGTATGCAGCGCCACTGCGAGAACGCGATTGCGGCGGCGGAGTACCTCGAGAAGCACCCGAAGGTCGCTTCCGTCGACTGCCCCGCGCTTGAGAGCAACCGTTACCACGCGCTGCAGCGGAAGTATATGCCCAAAGGGATCGGCGGCACCTTCGCCTTCGAGCTGAAGGGCGGCAGGGAAGCGGGCGCACGCTTCATCGACGCGCTGAAGCTTATTTCCAACGTAGCTAACGTCGGCGACGTACGCTCGATGGTGATACACCCCGCGTCAACGACGCATTCTCAGCTTTCCGCGGAGCAGCTCCGCGCCGGAGGCATAACCGAGGGAACGGTGCGCTTCTCCGTCGGCATAGAGGACATACGGGACATAATCGCCGATCTCGATCAGGCGCTTGACAGAGTATGAAAAACGCATTTATGGAAGCCGCCGTCGCGGAGGCGAAGAAGGCCGCCGCGGAGGGCGAAGTGCCGGTCGGCGCGGTGATAGTGCGTAACGGCGAAATAATCGCGGCGGGACGGAACTCCTGCGAAACGGACGGCGACCCGCGCCTTCACGCGGAGATGGTCGCGATCGGCCGCGCCTGCGAAGCGGTCGGCGGCTGGCGCCTTTCCGACTGCGATATATACGTTACGTTAGAGCCGTGCCCGATGTGCGCCGGCGCGCTGCTGAACGCACGAATACGCCGCATCTACTTCGGCGCCTACGACGCGAAAAACGGCGCCTGCGGTTCCGTCTGCGACGTCGGCGTGATGGGATTCACCCACAAGCCCGAGATTTACGGCGGGATATGCGCCGACGAGTGCGCGGCGGTGCTTTCGGAGTTTTTCGGAGAAAAAAGATAAACGAGCGTTTCAGAGAAGGACGGCATGCGCCGTCCTTCTTTTTTTCTTAACGGAAATATCACAATTTCCTTGCATTTTCGCTTTTTATATGATAAACTCAAATAGTGTATGATATCGGGGCGTATTGTTTCGCTCCGACACGCAGAAATATAAGATTTCGGAGGCAAATTATGAAGAACACCGCGAAAAAGAGTCTGGCGGTACTGCTTACCGCCTGCATGCTGCTCGCCGTTGTCTGCTCGCTCGGAAGCGTGGGCATAATCGCTTCGGCGGCGCACCCCGGCTACTACGAGTTCGTTGAAATGCCCGGTTTCGGCGTCTGGACCGACGAGGAACTGGCGACGCTCTACGAGGAGTATACCGCCGCGCCCGTGCACAG from Clostridia bacterium carries:
- a CDS encoding O-acetylhomoserine aminocarboxypropyltransferase/cysteine synthase, with the protein product MENYSLDTLAVHAGYDGDETTKSVAVPIYQTAAYKFDSTEQARSIFELTEDGYIYTRLGNPTVDIFEKRIAALDGGVGAVAAASGHAAMLMTALCLCRHGDEFVSSTAIYGGAVNLFGVTLGNLGIKVRWADINDAESFRAAINEKTKFVFVESVGNPTDAIPDFAALSAICREAGVPLVVDNTFATPAVFRPKEAGADIVIYSATKYICGNGTSMGGVTVDCGTFDFGGNPRFPQFNEPDKSYHDIVFSEKFGRLAFLTRLRAQILRDVGAALSPFNAFMLTLGCETLSVRMQRHCENAIAAAEYLEKHPKVASVDCPALESNRYHALQRKYMPKGIGGTFAFELKGGREAGARFIDALKLISNVANVGDVRSMVIHPASTTHSQLSAEQLRAGGITEGTVRFSVGIEDIRDIIADLDQALDRV
- a CDS encoding nucleoside deaminase codes for the protein MKNAFMEAAVAEAKKAAAEGEVPVGAVIVRNGEIIAAGRNSCETDGDPRLHAEMVAIGRACEAVGGWRLSDCDIYVTLEPCPMCAGALLNARIRRIYFGAYDAKNGACGSVCDVGVMGFTHKPEIYGGICADECAAVLSEFFGEKR